One window of Oncorhynchus masou masou isolate Uvic2021 chromosome 33, UVic_Omas_1.1, whole genome shotgun sequence genomic DNA carries:
- the LOC135527795 gene encoding inositol 1,4,5-trisphosphate receptor type 3-like isoform X2, whose amino-acid sequence MSDSMSSFLHIGDIVSLYAEGSVNGFISTLGLVDDRCVVEPAAGDLDNPPKKFRDCLFKVCPMNRYSAQKQFWKAKQAKHEKDKIADVVLLQKLQHASNLEQKQNETENKKVHGDVVKYGTVIQLLHMKSNKYLTVNKRLPALLEKNAMRVTLDGTGNEGSWIIIQPFWKLRANGDNVVVGDKVILNPVNAGQPLHASNYELSDHTGCKEVNSVNSNTSWKINLFMMFSDHKDEVLKGGDVVRLFHAEQEKFLTCDEYKVKLHVFLRTTLRQSATSATSSNALWEVEVVHHDPCRGGAGHWNTLYRFKHLATGSYLAAEENPGYKGDAVEIQTSVIDDTQDSRIKLKLLGERIKYKLSAMPHGNDIGSLFELDPTTLQKTDSFVPRNSYVRLRHLCTNTWMQSTNVPIDIDEERPIRLMLGTCPTKEDKEAFAIVSVPVMEIRDLDFANDASFMLSTVVDRFNEGFISPNDRRFAIKLLEDLVFFVVDTPNSGQVVLDVVMTKVNRERQKLMREQNILKQIFGILKAPFKDKGAEGPFLRLEELSDQKNSPYQYMFRLCYRVLRHSQQDYRKNQEHIAKQFGLMQSQIGYDILAEDTITALLHNNRKLLEKHITKKEVETFVSLVRKNREPRFLDYLSDLCVSNNVAISVTQELICKCVLDPRNQDILIKTERRVPKEMPHATEFMGMEEYADDDEVWLVWTDKTNEKQEKGIRQLAQEARQGNAHDENVLRYYRYQLKLYARICLDRQYLAIGEISKQLDVELIFLCMMDETLPFDLRASFCRLMLHTHVDRDPQELVTPVKFARLWTEIPTSITIKDYDSNMDDLRDNKKNKFANTMVFMEEHLNNILNDDLPFADEDKNKLTYEVVSLARHLIYFGFYSFFELLRLTRTLLGIIDCIPNPSLHPVLQDDGSGKNMKRSIHGVGQMMSTMVLTRKQSMLGGPGRGVSIIEGPNRSKDSIGKQDITVMDTKLKILEILQFILNVRLDYRLSFLLSVFKKEFVDVYPMADADATTSMEQAATINLQHIGDQAEAMFGVGKGNSILEVDDEGGRMFLRVLIHLTMHDYPPLVSGALQLLFKHFSQRQEVLHTFKQVQLLISGQDVDNYKLIKSDLDLLRTMVEKSELWVDKKSGSGGGEGKKDKDKNENVEMDLEDVTLKKEQSDKSNENYQKVREIMERLNKMCSTGVWKKQQRLLKNMGAHKVMLDLLQVSYDQVRDHDTKMQGIIRCTHLFLQKFCMGNLENQVLLHKNLSLFLNPGLMEAETVQHIFSNNYQLCTEISENVLQHFVHCLATHGRHVQYLNFLHTIIKAEGKYVKKCQDMIMTELTNAGEDVVVFYNDKASFSTMLELMAESREGVQEHSPLRYHISLVELLSACAEGKNVYTEIKCTSLLPLEDVVRVVTHEDCITEVKVAYVNFVNHCYVDTEVEMKEIYTSNHIWKLFEDFIVDMARVCNKREKRLTDPILEKYIINVVFDTINAFFSSPFSENSTSLQTHHTTVTQLLQSSMRLLECPWLQQQHRGLVETCIRTLALTAKNRSISLPLDLESQITTMLSSSSLNSLSRSNYKSSSRSTRPSAPNNPWDYKNIIEKLQDIIGTLEQRLKPLLNAELSVLVDVLQKPELLFLEGTDARQRCESGGFISKLIQHTKALMNSDEKLCIKVLRILQEMLIRTLGFDEKGIALRKVLLQNYLFTNKKNNKAELVELGATGAEQERDWVAVAAVQCHLDREGGTKLFTDLIMSTKNNKIFQESIQMAICLMEGGNTEIQNSFYKLMMGDNKSEKFFKVLHDRMINAQMDIKANVSVSVGEMTNKDLQTGSDGSVLPGSVVPASESDQQETEMGPAVIIMKPILRFLQLLCENHNQDLQNFLRCQNNKTNYNLVCETLQFLDVMCGSTTGGLGLLGLYINESNVDLITQTLETLTEYCQGPCHENQTCIVAHESNGIDIITALILNDISPLCCYRMEMVLQLKDNASKLLLALMESRHDNENAERILFNLRPRELVEVIKKAYQQESECEVGVVSPQEVGHNIYILALQLARHNKILLNLLKPAKRTEAGEEGISSMLNLNNRPLSQMLKSTVPLEIEEQDPLEFYDQHTSQIEIVREDRSMEQIVFPIHPICEFLMEESKFRVFNTTEQDEQGSKVTHFFQQASFLHNEMEWQKKLRSMPVLFWFSRRMSTWGSISFNLAVFINLIIAFFYPYDSGQGAIDDSMLSMLFWGFLGLSVMGMFSQGYGLRPFTVALILRSIYYFGIGPTLILLGTLNLINKIVFVVSFVGNNGTFIMGYRAMVMDVEFLYHLAYVLTSTLGLCVHELFYSFLLFDLIYREETLFNVIKSVTRNGRSILLTALLAIILVYLFSIVGFLCLKNDFIMEVDPLPQITSGRHGNEEASQDFLNTCSRDGVSCTAKAGLLAELEEENNSERACDTLLMCIVTVLNHGLRNGGGVGDVLRRPSKNETLFPARVIYDLLFYFIVIIIVLNLIFGVIIDTFADLRSEKQKKEEVLKTTCFICGLERDKFDNKTVSFEEHIKLEHNIWNYLYFIVLVREKNNTDYTGPESYVALMIKSKNLDWFPRMQAMSLVVTDGDADQNEMRNLQDRLTSTMNVVSQLTGQLTELKEQMTDQRKRRQRLGFVDVQSGGGAGAASMSPSVAGGNHPMSNKP is encoded by the exons GTTAGTGGATGACAGATGTGTGGTAGAGCCAGCTGCAGGGGACCTGGACAATCCCCCCAAGAAGTTCAGAG ACTGCCTCTTCAAAGTGTGTCCCATGAACCGCTACTCTGCACAGAAACAGTTCTGGAAAGCCAAGCAGGCCAAGCATGAGAAGGACAAGATTGCTGATGTGGTGCTACTTCAGAAACTACAG CATGCCTCTAATCTGGAGCAAAAACAGAACGAGACCGAAAACAAGAAGGTCCATGGCGATGTAGTAAAATACGGCACTGTCATTCAG CTGCTGCATATGAAGAGTAATAAATACCTGACAGTGAATAAGCGTCTGCCTGCCCTGCTGGAGAAGAATGCCATGCGGGTCACCCTGGACGGGACGGGGAATGAGGGCTCCTGGATAATCATCCAACCCTTCTGGAAGCTAAGGGCCAACGGAGACAAT GTAGTGGTGGGAGACAAGGTGATCCTGAACCCAGTGAATGCAGGCCAGCCCCTACACGCCAGCAACTATGAGCTCTCCGACCACACTGGATGCAAAGAG GTGAACTCTGTGAACAGCAACACGAGCTGGAAGATCAACCTGTTCATGATGTTCAGTGACCATAAGGATGAGGTCTTGAAAGGA GGGGATGTGGTGCGGTTGTTCCATGCGGAGCAGGAGAAGTTCCTGACCTGTGACGAGTACAAGGTCAAGCTGCATGTGTTCCTCCGTACCACCCTGCGCCAGTCTGCTACCTCTGCCACCAGCTCCAATGCCCTGTGGGAAGTGGAg gtgGTGCATCATGATCCGTGTCGAGGAGGGGCCGGACACTGGAACACTCTCTATCGTTTTAAACACCTTGCCACAGGAAGTTACCTGGCAGCTGAG GAAAATCCGGGTTACAAAGGTGACGCCGTTGAAATCCAGACGTCGGTGATCGACGATACG CAGGACAGTAGAATAAAACTGAAGCTTTTGGGCGAGAGGATCAAGTACAAGCTGTCGGCTATGCCACATGGGAATGACATTGGCTCTTTGTTTGAGCTAGACCCCACAACTCTGCAGAAAACAGACTCCTTTGTGCCAAG GAATTCGTATGTGCGCCTCAGACACCTATGCACCAACACGTGGATGCAGAGTACCAACGTGCCCATAGATATAGATGAGGAGAGACCTATTAGACTCATG CTGGGCACCTGTCCTACCAAAGAGGATAAGGAGGCCTTTGCCATCGTGTCAGTGCCAGTGATGGAGATCCGGGACCTGGACTTTGCCAACGATGCCAGTTTCATGTTGAGCACCGTAGTGGACAGGTTTAATGAGGGATTTATCAGCCCCAATGACAGAAG gtttgcCATTAAGCTGCTAGAGGATCTGGTGTTCTTTGTGGTGGACACGCCCAACAGCGGTCAGGTTGTGCTAGATGTGGTGATGACCAAGGTCaaccgagagagacagaaactCATGAGGGAACAAAACATCCTCAAACAG ATCTTTGGGATCCTGAAGGCCCCGTTCAAGGATAAAGGGGCAGAAGGCCCATTTCTGCGATTGGAGGAGCTGTCAGACCAGAAGAATTCCCCCTACCAGTACATGTTTCGCCTCTGTTACCGGGTGCTGCGACATTCACAGCAGGATTACCGCAAGAACCAG GAGCACATAGCCAAGCAGTTTGGGTTGATGCAGTCTCAGATTGGCTATGACATCCTGGCTGAGGACACCATCACTGCCCTGCTGCACAACAACCGCAAGCTGCTGGAGAAACACATCACTAAGAAGGAGGTGGAGACCTTCGTTAGCCTGGTCCGCAAGAACAGGGAACCCAG GTTTCTGGACTACTTGTCAGATCTTTGTGTGTCCAATAACGTGGCCATTTCTGTAACTCAGGAGTTGATCTGTAAGTGTGTGCTGGATCCCAGGAACCAAGACATTCTCATCAAGACTGA ACGGCGCGTGCCCAAAGAGATGCCCCATGCCACTGAATTCATGGGCATGGAGGAGTATGCTGACGATGATGAGGTGTGGCTGGTCTGGACTGACAAGACCAATGAGAAGCAAGAGAAGGGCATCAGACAGCTAGCCCAGGAGGCCAGACAGGGGAACGCTCATGACGAGAACGTGCTCAGATACTATAG GTACCAGCTGAAGCTGTATGCTCGGATATGTCTGGACCGCCAGTACCTGGCCATAGGTGAGATCTCTAAGCAGCTGGATGTGGAACTCATCTTCCTGTGTATGATGGACGAGACGCTGCCCTTTGACCTCAGAGCCTCCTTCTGCAGACTCATGCTGCACACGCACGTCGACCGAGACCCTCAGGAGCTGGTGACCCCTGTCAAGTTTGCACGTCTGTGGACAGAGATCCCAACCTCCATCACAATTAAAGA TTATGATTCCAACATGGATGACTTGCGGGACAATAAGAAGAACAAGTTTGCCAACACCATGGTGTTCATGGAGGAGCACCTCAACAACATCCTCAATGACGACCTGCCTTTCGCTGACGAGGACAAGAACAAACTCACCTATGAG gtggtgagccTGGCCAGACACCTCATCTACTTCGGCTTCTACAGTTTCTTTGAGCTGCTGAGGTTGACACGCACTCTTCTGGGAATCATTGACTGTATTCCCAACCCTTCCCTTCACCCTGTGCTACAGGACGATGGCAGCG GAAAGAACATGAAGCGTTCCATCCATGGCGTGGGTCAGATGATGTCCACCATGGTACTGACCAGGAAACAGTCCATGTTAGGAGGTCCAGGGAGGGGTGTTTCCATTATAGAAGGACCGAACCGCAGCAAGGACAGCATCGGCAAACAGGACATCACCGTCATGGACACCAAGTTGAAAATACTGGAAATCCTGCAG TTTATCCTGAATGTCCGCCTGGACTACCGGCTCTCCttcctgctgtctgtcttcaAGAAGGAGTTTGTTGATGTTTATCCCATGGCAGATGCCGATGCTACAACATCAATGGAGCAAGCAG CCACCATCAACCTGCAGCACATAGGAGATCAGGCAGAGGCCATGTTTGGTGTGGG GAAGGGTAACAGCATACTAGAGGTGGATGATGAGGGAGGTCGAATGTTCTTGAGGGTGTTGATTCACCTCACCATGCATGATTACCCTCCACTGGTGTCTGGGGCCCTCCAGCTGCTCTTCAAGCACTTCAGCCAGAGACAGGAGGTGCTGCACACCTTTAAACAG GTCCAGTTGCTGATCTCGGGGCAGGATGTTGATAACTACAAGCTGATAAAGAGTGATCTTGACCTTCTCCGCACCATGGTGGAGAAGTCTGAGCTCTGGGTGGACAAGAAGAGTGGctctggaggaggggaggggaagaaagaCAAGGACAAAAATGAAAATGTAGAG ATGGACTTAGAGGATGTGACCCTGAAGAAAGAGCAGTCGGATAAGAGCAATGAGAACTACCAgaaagtcagagag ATCATGGAGCGTCTGAATAAGATGTGCAGCACGGGGGTGTGGAAGAAGCAGCAGAGGCTCCTGAAGAACATGGGAGCCCACAAAGTGATGCTGGACCTGCTGCAAGTGTCATACGATCAGGTGAGGGAT CATGACACCAAGATGCAAGGGATCATCAGGTGCACTCACCTGTTCCTGCAGAAGTTCTGCATGGGGAACCTGGAGAACCAGGTGCTGCTTCATAAGAACCTCAGCCTCTTCCTGAACCCAGGA ctcATGGAGGCTGAGACGGTTCAGCACATCTTCAGTAATAACTACCAACTGTGTACAGAGATCAGCGAGAACGTGCTGCAGCACTTCGTCCACTGCCTGGCCACTCACGGACGCCACGTCCAGTACCTCAACTTCCTGCACACCATCATCAAGGCCGAGGGGAAGTATGTGAAGAAGTGTCAGGACATGATCATGACTGAG TTAACCAACGCCGGTGAGGATGTGGTGGTGTTTTATAATGACAAGGCGTCATTTTCCACCATGCTGGAGCTGATGGCAGAGTCCAGGGAGGGGGTTCAGGAGCACAGCCCCCTGCGCTACCACATCTCTCTGGTGGAGCTGCTATCTGCCTGCGCTGAGGGAAAGAACGTTTACACAGAGATCAAATGTACCTCGCTGCTGCCCCTAGAGGACGTGGTGAGAGTGGTCACACACGAGGACTGTATCACAGAG gtGAAGGTTGCCTATGTGAACTTTGTGAATCACTGCTACGTAGACACAGAGGTAGAGATGAAGGAGATTTACACCAGCAACCACATCTGGAAACTGTTTGAGGACTTCATCGTGGACATGGCCAGG GTGTGTAACAAGAGAGAGAAGCGTCTGACTGACCCAATCCTGGAGAAGTACATCATCAATGTGGTGTTTGACACCATCAATGCCTTCTTCAGCTCCCCCTTCTCTGAAAACAGCACCTCTCTACAG acccaccacaccacagtaacgcAGCTGCTCCAGTCTAGCATGCGTCTGCTGGAATGTCCCTGGCTGCAGCAGCAACACAGAGGCCTGGTGGAGACCTGCATCCGTACCCTGGCTCTGACAG CGAAGAACCGCTCCATATCCCTGCCCCTGGACCTGGAGTCTCAGATCACCACCATGCTGAGCAGCAGTTCCCTCAACTCTCTGTCCCGCTCCAACTACAAGAGCTCCAGCCGCTCCACCCGCCCCTCTGCCCCCAACAACCCCTGGGACTACAAGAACATCATTGAGAAGCTGCAG GACATCATCGGGACTCTGGAGCAGCGTCTGAAGCCGCTGTTGAACGCAGAGCTGTCTGTTCTGGTGGATGTCCTGCAGAAGCCTGAACTCCTCTTCCTGGAGGGAACGGATGCACGGCAACGCTGTGAATCAGGAGGCTTCATCTCCAA ACTGATTCAGCACACGAAAGCCCTGATGAACTCTGACGAGAAGCTCTGTATCAAGGTTCTGAGGATTCTGCAGGAGATGCTCATACGTACACTGGGCTTTGACGAGAAG GGGATTGCACTGAGGAAGGTGCTGCTACAGAACTACCTGTTCACCAACAAGAAGAACAACAAGGCAGAGCTGGTTGAACTTGGAGCAACAG GTGCTGAGCAGGAAAGGGACTGGGTGGCTGTAGCTGCTGTTCAGTGTCATCTGGACAGGGAGGGTGGGACGAAGCTCTTCACCGACCTCATAATGAGTACCAAGAACAACAAGATTTTCCAGGAGAGCATCCAGATGGCCATATGTCTGATGGAGGGGggcaacacagagatacag AACTCCTTCTACAAGCTGATGATGGGGGACAACAAGTCAGAGAAATTCTTCAAGGTCCTCCACGACCGGATGATAAACGCCCAGATGGACATCAAGGCCAACGTATCAGTCAGCGTGGGAGAGATGACTAACAAAGACCTTCAGACTG GCTCTGATGGGTCGGTTCTACCTGGCTCCGTTGTCCCGGCCTCGGAGTCTGATCagcaagagacagagatgggCCCTGCAGTTATCATCATGAAACCCATCCTACGCTTCCTCCAGCTGCTCTGTGAGAATCACAACCAGGACCTACAG AACTTCCTGCGCTGCCAGAACAACAAGACCAACTACAACCTGGTGTGTGAGACACTGCAGTTTCTGGACGTCATGTGTGGCAGCACCACAGGAGGCCTGGGCCTGCTGGGCCTCTACATTAACGAGAGCAACGTGGACCTCATCACCCAGACCCTGGAGACGCTCACAGAGTACTGCCAGGGCCCCTGCCACGAGAACCAG ACCTGTATAGTGGCCCATGAGTCCAACGGCATCGACATCATCACAGCCCTCATACTGAATGACATCAGTCCTCTGTGTTGTTACCGCATGGAGATGGTGCTGCAGCTCAAG GACAACGCCTCCAAGCTGCTGCTAGCTCTGATGGAGAGTCGCCATGACAACGAGAATGCAGAGAGGATACTGTTTAACCTCCGACCTCGGGAACTG GTAGAGGTGATAAAGAAAGCCTATCAGCAGGAGAGTGAGTGTGAAGTTGGAGTGGTGTCACCTCAAGAGGTCGGCCACAACATTTACATCCTGGCACTTCAG CTGGCGAGGCACAATAAGATCCTGCTCAATCTGCTGAAACCTGCAAAGAGGACCGAAGCGGGAGAGGAGGGTATATCCTCGATG CTGAACCTGAACAACAGACCACTCTCTCAGATGTTGAAATCTACGGTGCCGTTGGAGATCGAGGAGCAGGACCCACTGGAGTTCTATGACCAACACACTTCACAGATAGAG ATTGTGCGTGAGGACCGCAGCATGGAGCAGATCGTGTTCCCCATTCATCCCATCTGTGAGTTCCTGATGGAGGAGTCCAAGTTCCGTGTGTTCAACACCACTGAGCAGGACGAGCAGGGCAGCAAGGTCACACACTTCTTCCAACAGGCCTCCTTCCTCCACAACGAGATGGAATGGCAGAAGAAGCTCCGCA GTATGCCGGTGCTGTTTTGGTTCTCTCGCAGGATGAGCACCTGGGGCAGCATCTCCTTTAACCtggccgtcttcatcaacctcaTCATCGCGTTTTTCTACCCCTACGACTCAGGCCAAG GTGCGATAGACGACTCAATGCTGTCCATGCTGTTCTGGGGCTTCCTGGGTCTGTCTGTCATGGGAATGTTCTCCCAGGGTTACGGCCTCAGGCCCTTCACCGTGGCCCTTATACTGCGCTCCATCTACTACTTTGGCATCGGTCCCACTCTCATCCTACTGGGAACCCTCAAT CTGATAAATAAGATAGTGTTTGTGGTGAGCTTTGTGGGCAACAACGGGACATTTATCATGGGCTACCGTGCGATGGTGATGGACGTGGAGTTCCTGTATCACCTGGCCTATGTTCTGACCAGCACCCTGGGCCTCTGTGTCCACGAGCTGTTCTACAGCTTCCTG ctgtttgATCTGATCTACCGAGAGGAGACGCTGTTCAACGTGATAAAGAGTGTGACCAGGAATGGGCGCTCCATCCTGCTCACTGCCCTGCTGGCCATCATCCTGGTCTACCTGTTCTCCATCGTGGGCTTCCTCTGCCTCAAGAATGACTTCATCATGGAGGTGGACCCACTGCCTCAGATAACCTCAG GGCGACATGGCAATGAGGAGGCATCCCAAGACTTTCTGAACACCTGCAGTAGAGATGGAGTCAGCTGCACTGCCAAGGCAGGACTCCTTGCTGAACTTGAGG AGGAGAACAATTCGGAGCGGGCCTGTGACACTCTGCTCATGTGCATTGTCACTGTGCTGAACCATGGCTTGAGGAACGGTGGAGGGGTGGGAGACGTGCTACGCAGGCCCTCCAAAAAC GAGACACTGTTCCCAGCCCGCGTCATCTACGATCTCCTCTTCTACTTCATTGTCATCATCATCGTACTCAACTTGATCTTTGGTGTCATCATCGACACCTTCGCTGACTTGCGTAGTGAGAAACAGAAGAAAGAGGAGGTCCTCAAGACCACCTGCTTCATCTGTG GTCTGGAGAGGGACAAGTTTGACAATAAAACGGTGTCTTTTGAGGAGCACATAAAGTTGGAACACAACATCTGGAACTACCTGTATTTCATCGTGCTTGTTCGCGAGAAGAACAACACGGACTACACTGGACCAGAGAGTTATGTGGCCCTCATGATAAAG AGTAAGAACCTGGACTGGTTCCCCCGCATGCAGGCCATGTCCCTGGTGGTGACAGATGGAGACGCTGACCAGAACGAGATGAGGAACCTGCAGGACAGACTGACGTCCACTATGAACGTGGTCAGCCAACTCACAGGACAGCTAACAGAGCTCAAAGAGCAG ATGACGGATCAGAGGAAGAGGCGGCAGCGGCTGGGCTTTGTGGATGTCCAATCAGGAGGAGGAGCTGGTGCTGCTAGCATGTCCCCTAGTGTTGCTGGAGGAAACCATCCGATGTCCAACAAACCCTGA